A genomic stretch from Candidatus Nitrososphaera gargensis Ga9.2 includes:
- the cas4a gene encoding type I-A CRISPR-associated protein Cas4/Csa1 translates to MYFLSGEDRRRLFKGIVSRGRTMTVDESLRGWNWDKPPIEPPYDTIKLGVYEVASQYCQSGRDVFVRRIDGIKGVPSKDMVRGLVYHYAVADEISVAKAYMYKQGVLGAAGLYEHLKAKSEERFASYMLTHGEYFREAAFTEADIEEVKMNLDKLWGYEASQMAASIKAILSKQPRIGIDALVHTAIPVIVEQKIDGSALGLSTHLSVDAFSFDSIILDLKTGEEKEFHKLSTTGYALVYESIFEYPINVGCVVYVNFSNNSPVPIIKRVPHLIDETLRREFLEARDLRMKMIYDRRDPGLPRKCYAKCQYLRHCGVGPEQIEVSA, encoded by the coding sequence GTGTATTTTCTTTCAGGCGAAGACCGAAGAAGGCTATTCAAAGGAATAGTCTCCCGCGGAAGGACCATGACGGTAGACGAGAGTTTGAGAGGATGGAACTGGGACAAACCTCCTATCGAGCCGCCATATGATACCATCAAATTAGGAGTGTATGAGGTCGCAAGCCAGTACTGCCAATCAGGGCGAGATGTCTTTGTCAGAAGGATAGATGGAATAAAAGGCGTTCCGTCAAAAGATATGGTTCGCGGCCTAGTGTATCATTACGCCGTAGCTGACGAGATTTCAGTTGCAAAGGCTTACATGTACAAACAGGGGGTTCTAGGAGCTGCAGGTCTGTACGAGCATCTTAAGGCAAAATCGGAAGAAAGATTTGCGTCATACATGCTTACTCATGGCGAATATTTCAGAGAAGCCGCTTTTACTGAAGCAGACATAGAAGAAGTAAAAATGAACCTTGACAAGCTGTGGGGGTACGAAGCGTCTCAGATGGCAGCTTCTATCAAAGCCATCCTGTCAAAGCAGCCAAGGATAGGAATAGACGCGCTTGTACACACTGCCATACCTGTAATAGTAGAACAGAAAATAGACGGCAGCGCTCTTGGGCTGAGCACTCACCTCAGTGTAGACGCCTTCAGCTTTGATTCCATAATCCTTGACTTAAAGACTGGCGAGGAGAAAGAGTTTCACAAGCTTTCAACTACGGGTTATGCTCTAGTATACGAAAGCATATTTGAATATCCAATAAACGTTGGGTGCGTCGTATATGTGAACTTCAGCAACAATTCTCCTGTGCCAATAATCAAAAGAGTTCCCCACCTCATAGACGAGACTCTGAGAAGAGAGTTTCTCGAAGCAAGGGATCTAAGGATGAAGATGATTTATGATAGGCGCGACCCGGGTCTGCCGCGCAAATGCTACGCAAAGTGTCAGTACCTCAGGCATTGTGGAGTAGGGCCGGAACAAATTGAGGTTAGTGCTTAG
- the cas7i gene encoding type I-B CRISPR-associated protein Cas7/Cst2/DevR, with amino-acid sequence MGKVVQISILAKIVGNVNADEVIGNRATLKKMYSSDGEVLPFVSARAIKFAIREALRQRSYDIDPYQKKGDQLLDSGNPVKYIDNDLFGYMHAPKKEEGQKKGVIALRRQAPIAISYLKSLRNTPIKSEFAARFPRTDGDGENPVPFEIEVAEFIGRLNCLIYEYVGLKSSDEKKEWELKREERNKRIKDFLEILLTPTYVLPRRTNSLNIPEYYVSLVTLSERGPLPIYQYLDYVNDKTIMLSIDMLNLMMSRPEIRNNIKEAYLIDYHNALDKPVNGFSSPSLSDAIGRIISFLQ; translated from the coding sequence ATGGGCAAGGTCGTACAAATTTCAATATTAGCAAAAATTGTTGGAAACGTCAATGCAGATGAGGTCATAGGGAACAGAGCTACCTTGAAAAAAATGTATTCCTCTGACGGTGAAGTTTTACCATTCGTATCCGCAAGGGCCATAAAATTTGCTATACGAGAGGCTCTGCGACAAAGATCGTACGATATCGATCCTTACCAAAAGAAAGGTGATCAATTATTAGATAGTGGAAATCCTGTGAAGTATATTGATAATGATCTTTTTGGGTACATGCATGCACCTAAGAAAGAGGAAGGGCAGAAGAAGGGCGTAATTGCTTTAAGAAGGCAAGCGCCTATTGCGATTTCATATCTAAAATCATTGCGCAATACACCAATTAAATCAGAATTTGCTGCGAGGTTCCCTAGGACAGATGGAGACGGAGAAAATCCTGTTCCATTTGAGATAGAAGTCGCAGAGTTTATCGGAAGGCTAAACTGTTTGATTTACGAATACGTAGGTTTGAAAAGTAGCGATGAGAAAAAAGAATGGGAATTAAAACGTGAAGAAAGAAACAAACGAATAAAGGATTTTCTTGAAATCCTCTTGACACCAACTTATGTATTGCCGAGGCGAACTAACTCGTTAAACATACCAGAGTACTACGTATCTCTTGTAACCCTTTCAGAAAGGGGACCCTTGCCAATATACCAATATCTTGATTATGTCAATGACAAAACGATTATGCTCAGTATAGATATGTTAAACCTGATGATGTCAAGACCCGAAATAAGAAACAACATAAAAGAAGCCTATCTGATTGATTACCATAATGCATTAGATAAACCAGTTAATGGGTTCAGCTCTCCTTCTTTGAGCGATGCAATAGGCAGAATTATCAGCTTCTTGCAATAG
- the cas6 gene encoding CRISPR-associated endoribonuclease Cas6, translated as MVTELEVKTFAEKSVKMPLFTGYVARGLALHILNRVDPALSQDLHEPNAIKPYSVTPLYFRSTKKLADGYQLDASTPCIFKIRFLDDRIAKSAIDYFSSNESLMIYDTAFKVSSLTIKSEDFTKVQDSKLFRLYFETPTHLAKIGSKFDQVFPEPLSVFPNLMRAWDSCMPEKFGKKVFEKYKEWMEKNVTVSAYDLHTLTVTAGKTLKIGFTGWCAYRIDDSSENPQFRLITNKLAKFAEYSNVGMERTAGFGVVKLSA; from the coding sequence TTGGTTACAGAGCTTGAAGTAAAGACATTTGCTGAAAAGAGTGTCAAGATGCCTCTTTTCACAGGCTACGTAGCAAGGGGTCTAGCTCTGCACATTCTAAACAGGGTAGACCCTGCGCTTTCGCAGGACCTGCACGAGCCAAACGCCATCAAGCCGTATTCTGTTACTCCTCTGTACTTTAGGTCAACAAAAAAGCTTGCAGACGGCTACCAGCTCGATGCATCGACTCCATGCATTTTCAAAATCCGGTTCCTCGATGACAGAATAGCAAAGAGCGCAATTGACTATTTTTCATCCAATGAGAGCCTGATGATCTATGATACGGCCTTTAAAGTGTCTTCACTGACTATCAAGTCCGAAGATTTTACAAAGGTGCAGGACTCCAAGCTTTTTAGGCTTTATTTTGAGACTCCAACTCATTTGGCAAAGATAGGCTCCAAGTTTGATCAGGTATTCCCAGAGCCGCTATCGGTATTTCCTAACCTTATGAGAGCATGGGATTCGTGCATGCCTGAGAAATTTGGCAAGAAGGTCTTTGAAAAGTATAAAGAATGGATGGAAAAGAATGTGACAGTCTCGGCTTATGACCTGCATACGCTTACCGTCACGGCAGGAAAGACCCTGAAGATAGGGTTCACCGGATGGTGCGCTTATAGGATAGATGACAGTAGCGAAAATCCGCAGTTTCGCCTGATTACAAACAAGCTTGCCAAGTTTGCAGAATATTCAAATGTTGGAATGGAGAGAACTGCAGGATTTGGTGTGGTAAAGCTTTCCGCTTAA
- the cas4 gene encoding CRISPR-associated protein Cas4, with protein MSSSFNDEYSFNDAAENSISVTDIKHYFYCPKIIYFDKVMHADAVLSSQQEDAKKTHKEKEKKDKRRKTMFYEEQFPNCVKLFNIHMYSESLRVEGVVDCMIVNGNERIPVDYKRMFSKKGEAWTDHRFQLTAYALLLEEQYSTIVRRGFVYYLPEDKAVEVKITESMKTYLKKTVKAIQNVIESGEEPVARIPKSRCTGGCGYLWICGGIWNRRH; from the coding sequence ATGTCCAGTTCTTTTAATGACGAGTATTCGTTCAATGACGCTGCAGAGAATTCAATCTCTGTCACTGACATAAAACACTACTTTTACTGCCCCAAGATAATCTACTTTGACAAGGTCATGCATGCAGACGCTGTACTGAGCTCGCAGCAAGAAGATGCCAAAAAGACACACAAAGAAAAGGAGAAGAAGGACAAGAGGAGAAAAACAATGTTCTATGAGGAACAATTTCCAAACTGCGTGAAGCTGTTCAACATACACATGTACTCTGAATCGCTACGCGTTGAGGGAGTCGTTGACTGCATGATAGTAAATGGCAATGAACGCATTCCCGTAGACTACAAGCGGATGTTTTCAAAGAAAGGCGAAGCGTGGACGGATCACAGGTTCCAGCTGACAGCCTATGCCCTTTTGCTAGAGGAGCAGTATTCAACGATTGTTAGAAGAGGGTTTGTCTACTATTTGCCTGAAGATAAGGCGGTCGAAGTAAAGATAACAGAAAGCATGAAGACCTATCTGAAGAAGACGGTGAAAGCGATACAAAACGTAATTGAGAGCGGAGAAGAGCCTGTGGCTAGAATTCCTAAGTCAAGATGCACAGGAGGCTGCGGCTATCTGTGGATCTGCGGTGGCATTTGGAATAGGAGACATTAA
- a CDS encoding Cdc6/Cdc18 family protein, translated as MDKNELDRIVSEVEKENSLFVKKVYLDTLTFPSKIIGRSDRVKELVGFLVTYKQGFVVPFISVYGRSGSGKSTIVKFVCENLDGVSHCFVNLRKARTVFGCANLILAELGEPNLKSAQGINLTVEKIQNAIISTWQLATINYN; from the coding sequence ATGGACAAGAACGAACTCGATAGAATTGTTTCCGAGGTTGAAAAGGAGAATTCGCTCTTTGTCAAGAAGGTATACCTAGACACACTAACTTTTCCTTCAAAAATAATTGGAAGGAGTGACCGGGTGAAAGAGCTTGTAGGCTTTCTAGTAACATACAAGCAAGGGTTTGTTGTGCCCTTTATCTCGGTTTATGGGAGAAGTGGATCGGGCAAGTCAACCATTGTAAAGTTTGTTTGCGAAAACTTGGATGGCGTGTCGCACTGCTTTGTAAACCTTCGTAAAGCTAGAACCGTGTTTGGCTGCGCTAATTTGATCTTGGCAGAGCTTGGCGAGCCTAACTTGAAAAGCGCCCAAGGGATCAACCTGACGGTCGAAAAGATTCAAAATGCTATTATCAGTACCTGGCAATTAGCCACCATCAATTATAACTGA
- a CDS encoding Cdc6/Cdc18 family protein yields MIGTKNKLFVLALDEFDVLFYDRRGKPSDFIYKLLVMEEKLREQGHLVSIVAISNNVMSDYEKDDRVRSRIGSSEIFFNAYTKKDVLQILNDRASAAFSKPVDPTVLEYCAEMSSSEHGDARRAIDLLRVAAEIASSKSEAIEKKHVDRAAEQLQKDRISLVLSTASYHFRLVAAAIAKDTYVNGEDWHSTSSLYDRYCNLVQEGT; encoded by the coding sequence TTGATAGGGACAAAAAACAAGCTCTTTGTGCTGGCGCTGGACGAATTCGACGTCTTATTTTATGATAGGCGCGGCAAGCCCTCTGATTTCATTTACAAATTATTGGTGATGGAAGAAAAGCTGAGAGAGCAGGGGCATCTTGTGTCTATTGTTGCTATTTCTAACAATGTAATGTCGGATTACGAGAAAGACGACAGGGTAAGGTCAAGGATCGGATCTTCGGAGATATTCTTCAACGCTTATACGAAAAAGGATGTGCTGCAAATACTGAATGACAGGGCATCAGCAGCGTTTTCAAAGCCAGTAGATCCGACTGTATTGGAATATTGCGCAGAAATGAGCTCGTCAGAGCATGGCGATGCGAGAAGGGCCATCGACTTGTTGAGAGTAGCTGCGGAGATCGCCTCTTCAAAAAGTGAGGCAATAGAAAAGAAACATGTGGATAGAGCAGCTGAGCAACTGCAAAAGGACAGAATAAGCTTGGTACTATCTACAGCTTCTTACCACTTTAGACTTGTTGCGGCTGCAATAGCAAAAGATACGTATGTGAACGGAGAGGATTGGCACTCTACCTCCTCACTGTATGATCGATATTGTAATCTTGTTCAAGAAGGAACCTGA
- a CDS encoding UPF0175 family protein: MSSALGSNNSSIKTVRIPNKLLKVIKYRARTEGIDESTAMRQLIAIGAKNYAVDMYRNGKLTLNDAAALTDMTVREMIDLLLDRGVTGNVRMDQQRKAIEFALKKL, from the coding sequence ATGTCGTCAGCGCTTGGCAGCAATAATAGCAGCATAAAAACAGTTAGAATTCCAAATAAGCTTCTTAAAGTCATAAAGTATAGGGCAAGAACTGAGGGAATCGACGAGTCTACCGCTATGCGCCAACTAATAGCAATTGGAGCTAAAAATTATGCAGTTGACATGTACAGGAACGGCAAACTAACTCTAAACGATGCGGCGGCACTTACGGACATGACTGTCAGAGAGATGATAGACCTCCTGCTGGATCGGGGCGTAACGGGTAATGTAAGAATGGACCAGCAACGAAAAGCAATAGAATTTGCATTGAAAAAGCTTTGA
- the lysS gene encoding lysine--tRNA ligase codes for MEEQIGKGTWIDKVADILIKREKKLGRSLDLIRVESGLGASGIPHIGSMGDAVRAYGIALALQNFGFKSELVAYSDDMDGLRKIPHGLPDWLQEHIARPVSSIPDPFGSCHASYGAHMSSLLLDGLDKAGIKYRFQSGREAYKQGLLVNQIDTILKSSAKLGQKIAEFVGQDKYIEVLPYFPVCHNCGRLYTAVAQKYLPDEKKVTYVCSGSRIGKADVKGCGHRGEADIAKGEGKLAWKVEFGARWAAFDIRFEAYGKDIMDSVRVNDWVADEILGYAHPLHVKYEMFLDKSGKKISKSAGNVLTPQMWLRYGTPESILLLLFKRITGTRHVGLDDVPVLMKEYDDLEDIYFGRVKVDNPAKLVKDRGLYEYINKLQPPKQPGPHVSYQLIAQQAAIFPSGEEDRYDKIFNRLVTYNIAKDKTDAIMQKIRLASNWADDNMAREEKFDIKLSDAQRKAIIDLIEAIKPFAGMQSTPDNAKELQSKVFDVARNNGMEPKEFFTLLYRMFLNADRGPRIGNYFLDLGIDRAISVLQRYL; via the coding sequence ATGGAAGAGCAAATCGGCAAGGGCACGTGGATAGACAAGGTCGCAGACATCTTGATAAAGAGGGAGAAAAAGCTGGGCCGAAGCCTGGATCTGATAAGGGTCGAGAGCGGGCTTGGCGCGTCCGGCATACCTCATATTGGCAGTATGGGCGATGCAGTGAGAGCATATGGCATCGCGCTTGCGCTTCAGAACTTTGGCTTCAAGTCCGAACTTGTTGCTTATTCAGACGACATGGATGGTCTGCGCAAGATCCCGCATGGCCTGCCCGACTGGCTGCAGGAGCATATCGCCCGGCCGGTGTCAAGCATCCCAGACCCGTTTGGCAGCTGCCACGCCTCCTATGGCGCGCACATGAGCAGCCTCCTTTTAGACGGGCTTGACAAGGCAGGGATCAAGTACCGCTTCCAGAGCGGCAGGGAGGCGTACAAGCAGGGGCTGCTTGTCAACCAGATCGACACCATATTGAAGAGCAGCGCCAAGCTGGGGCAGAAAATAGCCGAGTTCGTGGGGCAGGACAAGTACATCGAAGTGCTCCCGTATTTCCCGGTGTGCCACAACTGCGGCCGGCTCTACACTGCTGTTGCACAAAAATACCTGCCTGATGAAAAGAAAGTCACGTATGTCTGCTCTGGCAGCAGGATCGGCAAGGCTGATGTAAAGGGCTGCGGGCACAGGGGCGAGGCCGACATTGCCAAGGGCGAGGGCAAGCTTGCATGGAAGGTAGAGTTTGGTGCGAGATGGGCGGCTTTTGACATCCGCTTTGAGGCGTATGGCAAGGACATCATGGACTCTGTCAGGGTCAACGACTGGGTGGCGGATGAAATTCTCGGTTACGCCCACCCGCTGCACGTCAAGTATGAAATGTTCCTTGACAAGTCTGGCAAAAAGATAAGCAAGTCTGCCGGCAACGTGCTGACGCCCCAGATGTGGCTGCGCTACGGCACGCCTGAATCGATACTGCTTCTGCTGTTCAAGCGCATAACAGGCACGCGCCACGTCGGGCTGGATGACGTGCCAGTCCTGATGAAGGAGTACGATGATCTTGAAGACATTTACTTTGGCAGGGTAAAGGTCGACAACCCTGCCAAGCTGGTCAAGGACAGGGGCCTCTACGAGTACATCAACAAGCTCCAGCCGCCCAAGCAGCCAGGCCCGCATGTATCCTACCAGCTCATCGCGCAGCAGGCCGCCATTTTCCCGTCTGGCGAGGAGGACAGGTACGACAAGATCTTTAACAGGCTTGTGACCTACAACATTGCAAAAGACAAGACCGACGCTATCATGCAAAAGATAAGGTTAGCGTCCAACTGGGCTGACGACAATATGGCTCGGGAAGAAAAGTTTGACATCAAGCTCTCCGATGCGCAAAGAAAGGCCATTATCGACCTGATAGAGGCGATCAAGCCTTTTGCAGGCATGCAGAGCACCCCTGACAACGCCAAAGAGTTACAGTCAAAGGTGTTTGATGTTGCAAGGAACAACGGCATGGAGCCAAAAGAGTTCTTTACCCTGCTCTATCGGATGTTCCTTAACGCCGACAGGGGTCCGAGGATAGGCAACTACTTTTTGGATCTTGGCATAGACAGAGCTATCAGCGTTTTACAGAGATACCTATGA
- the cas3 gene encoding CRISPR-associated helicase Cas3', with protein sequence MYEWSELDQKLSHQGKTLLTHINEVKALGKDLLDFYGLNKEYHEILDYLAEYHDYGKRSNKWSINNDKNPPHSPLSVRYCIDNKCYFKEDTKLTNILWYLIFKHHGSLGDVIRDYNGVKPFIERRIIEKRIKELDFDHRVNLIDTFGLFKVADALSASNLQRFKMELPEVNEGIVKRIIGSVDARWNEQLRLSSLPSFGMLKAYTGWGKTSASLIFFMNKNASKIFYLFPTISAINQFYEKLNKEVGEKARKYFYFYDAYIEEPSSGASEDLDLVGNTLLTEYFLCPYIITTIDQFLLSFLQNGKYYRKRVMFRNAGIVLDEIHLLNPLMLTILVYFLKKYRQVYNLKFLAMSATFSSALKGYLSKELRLGDDCWLNFDEGFRRKRRIMFEYKNDDIEKHLDYVNSLSSKKVLIIANTVEKAVAVARKLDEMKKPYVLLHGRFMYRDRVYKEKKIEELKRNPHVLIATQVCEVSLDVSYDFMMTELSPVPSLIQRFGRVNRYGGRINETNVLIFRPDIKNEKYYPYSQDELKAFNEIEKFQGSALENEKQLIDQYDRIYTYDLLQKGIDRVYKEISFGSFEEILEFFFSLSYSEEELMRIMSYRESFTTLIIPHHECIDPGEKEKIAILRKALGKNMKTLDYGERNMLFREIKSLAVSVPIWWLKGLSVEEKIVCPVINFRDKVYNSTYGFVGRGS encoded by the coding sequence ATGTATGAATGGTCTGAACTGGATCAGAAGTTATCTCATCAAGGAAAGACTCTTTTAACTCATATAAATGAAGTCAAAGCTCTAGGAAAAGACCTCCTTGACTTCTATGGTCTTAACAAAGAATACCATGAAATTCTTGATTATCTAGCAGAATATCACGATTATGGCAAAAGGTCTAACAAATGGAGTATCAATAATGATAAGAATCCGCCGCATTCTCCTCTATCGGTAAGGTATTGTATTGATAACAAATGCTATTTCAAGGAAGATACGAAACTTACCAATATTCTTTGGTATCTTATCTTTAAACATCATGGGTCGTTAGGTGATGTAATAAGAGACTACAATGGTGTAAAACCATTCATTGAACGGAGAATTATTGAAAAGAGAATAAAGGAATTAGATTTTGACCATAGGGTTAATTTGATCGATACATTCGGACTCTTTAAGGTCGCAGATGCATTATCAGCATCTAATCTACAGCGCTTTAAGATGGAACTACCAGAGGTAAACGAAGGCATTGTCAAGAGAATAATAGGATCAGTTGATGCTCGATGGAATGAACAACTAAGATTATCAAGCTTGCCGTCTTTTGGAATGTTGAAGGCATATACTGGATGGGGAAAAACCAGTGCATCTCTGATCTTCTTCATGAACAAGAACGCCAGTAAGATCTTTTACCTATTTCCAACTATATCTGCAATAAATCAATTTTACGAGAAGCTAAACAAGGAGGTCGGAGAGAAAGCTCGTAAGTATTTTTACTTTTACGATGCTTATATCGAAGAGCCTAGCTCAGGAGCAAGCGAAGATCTCGATTTGGTAGGTAATACTTTACTCACAGAATATTTCCTTTGCCCATATATTATAACTACGATAGATCAGTTTCTACTTTCCTTCTTACAAAATGGCAAATATTATAGAAAAAGAGTTATGTTTAGAAATGCGGGTATTGTGCTTGATGAAATTCATCTGTTGAATCCATTAATGCTCACAATACTTGTTTACTTTCTAAAGAAGTACAGGCAAGTTTATAATCTAAAGTTTCTTGCAATGTCAGCCACATTTTCTTCGGCACTGAAAGGGTATCTGAGCAAAGAACTTAGACTAGGCGACGATTGCTGGTTAAATTTTGATGAAGGATTCAGGAGAAAAAGAAGGATAATGTTTGAGTATAAGAATGACGATATCGAAAAACACCTTGATTATGTTAATAGCTTGTCAAGCAAGAAGGTGTTAATCATTGCAAACACGGTAGAAAAAGCTGTGGCGGTTGCCAGAAAACTTGATGAAATGAAGAAACCATATGTTCTTTTGCATGGGAGATTTATGTATAGAGATAGGGTTTACAAAGAGAAAAAGATAGAGGAATTGAAACGTAATCCCCATGTACTGATCGCTACCCAAGTGTGTGAAGTTTCCCTTGACGTGTCTTACGATTTTATGATGACAGAATTGTCACCAGTTCCTTCCCTAATCCAAAGGTTTGGGAGAGTTAACAGATATGGTGGAAGGATAAACGAAACGAATGTTCTTATCTTCCGACCTGACATAAAAAATGAGAAGTACTATCCTTATAGTCAAGATGAACTAAAAGCCTTTAATGAAATTGAGAAGTTCCAAGGAAGTGCATTGGAAAATGAAAAGCAGTTGATAGATCAGTATGATCGTATTTATACATATGATTTGCTTCAGAAAGGGATTGACAGGGTCTATAAAGAGATCAGTTTTGGCTCCTTCGAGGAAATCCTAGAATTCTTTTTCTCCCTTTCCTACAGTGAAGAAGAATTGATGAGAATTATGTCATATAGAGAAAGCTTTACCACTTTGATAATACCTCATCACGAATGCATAGACCCGGGTGAGAAAGAGAAAATAGCGATTCTAAGAAAGGCTTTGGGAAAGAATATGAAAACCTTGGATTATGGCGAAAGAAATATGTTGTTTAGAGAGATAAAGAGTTTAGCAGTATCTGTTCCTATATGGTGGCTAAAAGGACTTTCAGTCGAAGAAAAGATTGTTTGTCCAGTAATCAACTTTAGAGACAAAGTTTACAATAGCACATACGGCTTTGTTGGTCGAGGCTCATGA
- the cas1 gene encoding CRISPR-associated endonuclease Cas1, with protein sequence MLSEFGLFLGRKRNRYVVKNGNAKNEILSTDVEQLHILNPGVSLSTSALRLALSNQTLVVLGSRNGWPHGFVIPAKISGTIRAKREQFLAYHDFRGAVLAKKFASGKSFNQRNLLKLLWKNRVKTEPGLAEKMYKASEEVERLAREIDSIEGSSVDKIRTDVMNREARASKEYWDAVSNLFPPELKFPGRKTRGATDPVNAMLNFGYKAILFVECWKAVYYSGLDPYAGYLHADRPGKPSLALDLMEEFRQHVVDRVLFTIFSKKMLKIDEIMQFDEVKNQQRLSKQTIQVLIGEITGQLESEVAYGRNSGERCLMKNVIQNQSRALVSYLMNPSKEYDPFELAW encoded by the coding sequence GTGCTTAGCGAGTTCGGCCTCTTCCTTGGGCGTAAGCGCAACAGGTACGTTGTCAAAAATGGCAATGCCAAGAACGAAATTCTTAGCACCGACGTAGAGCAGCTTCACATATTGAACCCGGGAGTATCACTTTCTACAAGTGCATTGAGGTTGGCTCTCTCAAACCAGACTCTTGTAGTGCTTGGAAGCAGGAACGGCTGGCCGCACGGATTTGTGATCCCTGCCAAGATATCTGGTACAATAAGGGCAAAGCGAGAGCAGTTCTTGGCATACCATGACTTTCGAGGAGCAGTATTAGCCAAGAAATTTGCATCGGGCAAATCGTTCAACCAGAGAAACCTGCTAAAGCTGTTGTGGAAGAACAGGGTCAAGACCGAGCCGGGTCTTGCAGAAAAAATGTACAAGGCATCAGAAGAGGTTGAAAGGCTCGCAAGAGAAATAGACTCGATAGAAGGCAGCTCTGTTGATAAAATAAGGACTGACGTTATGAACAGGGAAGCGAGGGCATCTAAAGAATATTGGGATGCTGTTTCAAACCTTTTCCCTCCCGAATTAAAGTTCCCTGGCAGAAAGACTAGAGGAGCTACTGATCCTGTGAACGCCATGCTCAACTTTGGCTACAAGGCCATCCTCTTTGTAGAGTGCTGGAAGGCAGTCTATTACTCCGGGCTTGACCCGTACGCCGGCTACCTTCACGCCGACAGGCCCGGCAAGCCATCTCTCGCGCTGGATCTGATGGAAGAATTCAGGCAGCATGTGGTGGACAGGGTGCTGTTCACGATATTCAGCAAAAAGATGCTCAAGATAGATGAAATAATGCAGTTTGACGAAGTAAAGAACCAGCAGAGGCTGAGCAAGCAGACAATTCAGGTTCTGATAGGAGAAATTACAGGCCAGCTTGAAAGCGAAGTTGCATACGGCAGAAATAGCGGCGAGCGCTGCTTAATGAAAAATGTCATCCAGAACCAATCCAGAGCCCTTGTAAGCTATTTGATGAACCCTTCAAAGGAATACGACCCTTTCGAGCTTGCTTGGTGA
- the cas2 gene encoding CRISPR-associated endonuclease Cas2 yields the protein MRYIIVYDITDDNLRTLTSETLKDYGLKRIQKSAFMGSLKKHALNSLLTDLRRMVNVDSVIVFPLCDSDFRNMVSIGKEFVEEEKQDVQFF from the coding sequence ATGCGGTACATAATAGTCTACGACATAACGGATGACAACCTGCGGACGCTAACATCGGAGACCTTGAAGGATTACGGCCTGAAGAGGATCCAAAAGAGCGCTTTTATGGGCAGCCTAAAAAAGCATGCCCTCAACTCTCTTTTGACAGATCTGCGCAGGATGGTAAATGTTGACAGCGTCATAGTATTTCCTCTTTGCGACTCGGATTTCAGAAACATGGTATCGATAGGCAAAGAGTTTGTGGAAGAGGAAAAGCAAGATGTCCAGTTCTTTTAA
- the cas5 gene encoding CRISPR-associated protein Cas5 produces MIKALVVEVSFFEALFKVHYTKGFRQSYLIPLPTSVAGIFGAMLGISRNNLHQEFHDILFGAAIKRYKGIVGENVTFFQDKPSNPTIGVAKTLIVNEPTYVIAMSGSVNRLEVFMEKLSRQVEYLPYGGQNDFFVKDFQVHSNLVDVENCDIVNNYAPSSWVDEIKSDGKTEIQILPVMHKLDASPNFHFILDGSLKLSRTVSCVKAYGIGLYSLHDFYLTGDRN; encoded by the coding sequence ATGATAAAGGCGCTTGTTGTAGAGGTCTCTTTTTTTGAAGCCCTTTTTAAAGTACATTATACAAAAGGCTTCAGACAGAGCTATCTAATACCACTTCCCACATCTGTAGCCGGAATTTTTGGTGCAATGCTAGGAATTTCGAGAAACAATCTGCATCAAGAATTTCATGATATCCTTTTTGGTGCGGCTATCAAGCGGTACAAGGGAATTGTAGGTGAAAATGTGACATTCTTTCAAGATAAACCATCAAATCCAACAATAGGAGTTGCAAAGACTTTGATCGTAAATGAGCCAACATACGTTATTGCAATGTCAGGTAGCGTAAATAGATTAGAAGTATTCATGGAAAAATTAAGTCGCCAAGTTGAATATCTGCCATACGGCGGCCAGAATGATTTCTTTGTAAAGGATTTCCAAGTACATAGTAATTTAGTAGATGTTGAAAATTGCGATATAGTAAACAATTATGCTCCTTCGTCTTGGGTTGACGAAATTAAGTCTGACGGTAAAACAGAGATTCAGATTTTGCCAGTGATGCATAAACTAGACGCAAGTCCAAACTTTCATTTTATTCTAGATGGCAGTTTGAAATTATCAAGAACAGTTTCATGCGTCAAAGCTTATGGTATTGGACTCTACAGTCTCCATGACTTTTATCTGACAGGAGATAGGAACTAG